The genomic region CCACCATTTGCGTCAGTCGCTGGTGTTTCTGAATGTACCCTGCATGCAGCAGCCGGAGGCCTATTTCGGTGGGGCGGGCAGTGCATTCGATGAGGCGGGCAAGCTGTCGGAGCAGAGCAAACCGTTCCTGCAGGGCTTTATCAACGCCTATGGGCAGTGGGTGGAGCAGCACAAGAAGGCCTGAGGTTTTTGCGGGAACTGACGGTGTAGGTCATGGCCATGACCTACACCGTTACAACGCTCAACAGCCCTGTGGCATTTCCCCGTTCGCCAGGCGCTGATTGATCGCCGCAATCACCTGCGGCAACTCGTTGAGGGTATCGATCAGGTAATGTGGGCGCGAGCCTTCGAACAGGGCGTGGATGCGTTGGCGCTCGCTCGTCAGGCGGGCGCTGTCCAGTGCCTGGTAGGTTGCATAATCGAGTCCCAGGGCATTGCCGGAGCAGACCAGGGCCACCGTCCACATCCCGGCCCGGCGACCTTCGAGAATCCCCGGTACCGTATCGTCGACCTTCACGCACGCCGCGACATCGTCGATGCCCAGGGCGATCACGTTCGCCAGCGCCTGGGCCGGCCACGGGCGGCCATTGGGCACCTCGTCGGTGGCGACCACATGGTCCGCGATGTAGCCGTTGCTGGCGGCCAACTCGACGACCTTGGTCATCACCTGGGCCGGGTAGCCGGAACACGAGCCGATCTTCAGGCCCAGGCGCCGCAGTTCGGCGATGGTGTCGAGGGCGCCAGGAATCAGCGCCGAATGTTCGGCGATCTTTTCGATCTGCAACGGCATGAAGCGCTGGTAGATTGCGGTCACATCCGCATCGCTGGGCGTGCGTCCGAACACCTGGCGATAACGTTCGGCGATCGGCGGCTGGTTGCACAGACTGCGGATGTGATCCCACTTGCCCATGCCCATCGGCCCCCGCGCTTCTTCGATGGAGACGTGCACGGCGAACTCGGCGAAGGCCTCGACGAAGATCTGGGTCGGCGCGAACGAGCCGAAGTCGACGACGGTGCCGGCCCAGTCGAGGATGGCTGCTTGCAGTCGGGTCGGTGGGGTGTAGTTCATGGCAGTTACCTCAGGCACGCAAGTGGGTGTTCATGGTGGGCGTGGCAACGCCCGGAATTTGCAGGGGCGTTACGTCCATTTCATTCAGCGCCTCGCCGATTGCCCGGGCTGCGGCTTGCAGGTCGTGGCGGCTGACGTCGCCAATGCAGCCGACACGGAAGGTGTCGACCTCGGTCAACTTGCCCGGATAGAGAATAAAACCCTTGGCCTTGACCCGCTCATAGAGCGTCTTGAAGTCGTAGCGCGGGTCTTGCGGCGCATGTACTGTGACGATGATCGGCGCCTGGATGGCCGCTGGCAGAAAGCTGCGCAGGCCGAGCCTGGCCAACTCATCGAGTAGCACCTGGCAGTTGTCGGTGTAACGTCGATGACGGGCCGGCTGGCCGCCTTGCTCCTGATATTGCAGCAGCGCTTCATGCAGGGCGGCGACCACATGGGTCGGTGGCGTGAAGCGCCACTGGCCGGTCCGGGCCAGGTAGGCCTGCTGGTCATGCAAGTCCATCGCCAGTGAATGCGAATTGCCCGCGGCCGCTGCCAGGCTGGCTTTGTGGGCTAATACGAAACCCATGCCCGGCACGCCTTCCAGGCATTTGCCCGAAGCGGCGATCAGTGCCTCGAACGGCACCCGTCGCGCGTCGATGGGCAGGGCGCCGAAGGAACTCATGGCGTCGATGATCAGGCGTTTGCCGTGGCGGGCGACGACCTCGGCGATCGGCTCCAGCGGGTTGAGGAGGCCGGTGCCGGTTTCGCAATGGATCAGCGCGACATGACTGATCGCCGGATCGGCGAGCAGCCGCTGTTCGACTTCGGCCGCATCGCACGGCTGATCCTCGGCGGTTTCCAGGGTGCAGAAAGTTCGGCCGAGCACCGCGCAGATGGCCGCCAGGCGCTTGCCATAGGCGCCATTGATCAGCACCAGAACCTTGCCGTCGCGAGGCACCAGCGTGCCGATGGCCGCCTCTACGGCAAAGGTCCCGCTGCCTTGCAAGGGCACGCAATGATGGCTCTCGGCGCCGTTGACGATGGTCAGCAAGCGCTCGCAGACGCTGGCGGTGAGTCGGTTGAAACGCTCGTCCCATGAGCCCCAGTCCTGCAGCAACGCCTGGCGGGTGCGGGCCGAGGTGGTGAGCGGACCGGGGGTGAGCAGGATGGGAGCGGCGGTACTCATGGGCATTTCCTGTGGCGCTGATCATTGACGGGATACAGGGCATAAGTTGCGGTTTGCCTTGTTATCAATCAAATTGTTTGTTGTTATGCGAGCTATAAGTGAGGCCGATAGCCAATGAACCTGTTCCAACTCCGCGCATTCGACGCCGTGGCCCGCGAGGGCAGTTTTACCCGCGCTGCCGCTCGCCTGTTCATCAGCCAGCCGGCGGTGACCGGGCATATCAAGGCCCTCGAGGAGCATTATCAGGTCACGTTGTTGCGCCGTACCGCGCGGCGGGTGGAGTTGACGGAGCAGGGCACCCGGCTGGCGGCGATCACCCGGGCCATGTTCGGGCTGGCCGAAGAGGCGCGGGTCATGCTCGAGGCCAACCGCCAGTTACTGACCGGACGCCTGGAGGTCGCAGCGGACGGGCCGCATCGGGTCATGCCGATGCTCGCCCGGCTGCGCGAGCGTTATCCTGGGGTCACGGTCAACCTGCGGCTCGGCAATGCTCAGGAAACCCTCGCGGCGCTGCTGGCCGAGCATGCCGATGTCGCCGTGCTGACCGAGGTCGAGCCGCGCAAGGGCCTGCATCTGCACGCCTTGAGCGAGTCGCGGATCTGCGTTCTGGTGCCGGCGGGTCATCCCTGGCAGGACGAGCCCGAGGGCATCGCACTGCAACGCCTGGATCAGAGAATCATGGTGTTGCGCGAGCCGTCGTCGGTCACCCGCCGGACGTTCGATCAGGCCTGCGGTCTGGCTGGGGTCAATCCGCGGGTATTGCTGGAACTGGACAGTCGCGAAGCGGTGACCGAAGCGGTGGCTGCCGACCTGGGGTTGGGCATCGTTTCATCCGAGGAGGTCAGCCCTGATCCACGCGTTCGTGCCGTACCGCTGATCGGCAACGGATTGCACAACCGGCATATGGTCGGTTGTCTGGAGCGGCGTGCCGAGTTGCGCCTGATCCAGGCATTCCTAGGGTTGCTGGCGTGACCTTCAGCGGGGGGCCGAAGGTTTGATCAGCCATTCGTAGACGCTGTTCAATTCGCCGGGGCAGCCGTCGGCGCTGTTATTGAGGCTCGCCTGGAGAAAGGCCCGGCGCTGTGCGGGGCTCCAGCGCTGGCGGATGTATTCATGCACGGCCAGGCATTGGCCGGGGTAGAGCAACCAGAGCTGCTCGGGGGTGTCGGCGAGTTCCAGCGCCAGGCGATGTCGTTGATAGGGACTCAGCACGGCCATGCCCCGTGCGTTGCTGCGACCTTCGAGCAGGATGTCGTCGCGCCCCAGCCGGGCCAGTTCCTTGAGTCCCGGGCGGGGCATGCGCACGATGTACCAGACGCTGTTGCCCAGACAATGGGTGGACTTCTGCGGTTGTTCGTATAGATAGAGTTCCCCGGGGATTTCCTCTGCATCAGGCATCGCGCACTCGCTGGCGGGCTGGAGCGCCGCTGGCTGCTCGACTTGCGCCTGGAGTGTGGGCGGAACGTCGACGTTCCGGTTGTCGAGGAAGCCGCAGATCACCAACTGTTCGGGGTCGTGGTCGACACACTCGATCAACACCTGGCTGCCGACCTGGGGCGCCTTGCCCTCGGCCACACCCAGTGGAATCCAGCAGCCGGGAGCTGTGTCTGCCGAGTGCAGGGCCCCTTGCAGTTGGATCGGCAGCCGCCCCTGGGCATCGGGCCGAGCCGATTGTCCGGGAGGACCGAGGACCGTACCCAATTGATAGCCGGTTTGCCTGGGCCGAGCCTGGCGCAAGGCCGGGCGAAACGGTGTGGCCCAGGGAATCGCCTTGAAGTGATTGTAATAGCCCCGGGACCCGAGGCTGGCGTCCTGTTGCCGGTCATGGGGCAACTCGTCCAGCCGCTCGCCCTGTGCGCGTTGTTCGCCCCAGTGCTGGACTTCGGTGATCAACCATTGGTCATTGAGCGCCTGACGCGGATGGTCGCTCAGAAAGCGCACGTCGGCACAGTGCAGTTCGCCGAGATTGCTGCGCCCCTGGATCTGCCGGCTTTCGCAGCGCAGGCGCTCCAGTGCCCGTCGGCTGCATTGCAGTTCGTGGCGTTGCCGGTGGTCGATGCTCGTTGAGTGCAACCCGTAGAGTCCGGCCTGATTGGCCGCGCCATCGTTTTCGGCAGAGGCGTTGCGAGCCTGTACCGGCCAGGGCGGGCAGCCCGTGCGGGTCGGTGGCGGGTGGTCGACGTGGCTCGGCATGGCGTGCCGTTCGTGCAGTTGGTCGATGGCCGGCTGTCCGCTTCGCGGGGTGTCGCAATAGCGCAGCAGGCCCGGGTGTTCAGGGAAGGCCTGGGGGTCTTCGGCGAACACCAGAACGTGCTGCCGGGGGCTGTGCTCGAAGTGATAGTGGATGCCTTCTTCTTCGCAGAGCCGGTTCAACCATTGCAGATCATTCTGCTCATGCTGCTGACAATGCGGGCGGGGCGGGTAGGTGCCCTGGTCGAGTTCGAAGCGGTAGTCGGCGGGGCCCAGACCATGGCTGGCGAGCAGTCGTTCGAGGATTTCCGGGACGCTCAGGTCGTAGAACGCCCGACGCCTGGCGCTGCGTTCGAGCAGTGTCAGGCGGGGGCCCAGCACCACCTGGTAGTGACACAGGTTCGGTGTGAGGTAACTGCTGCTGATTTCATGGATGAGTCCATGAACCCCTTCCGTCGCTGGCCCGAAACCGAGAAACGCCGGCTGTTCCAGCAGCGACTGCAGGTCCAGTCCGGGATCTTCGCCCAGCAGCTCGACTTCGAAGCGGTAGGACTGGTTCAGGGCCTCGCGCCCACTGAAGCGAATGACGTGCAGGGGCGCGGAGAGGGAAGCGAGGGTCAATGAGAGCTGTCGTGCCTTGTCCTGAGTCATTTCATCTCTTTTTATCGGGGACGTTAGGGCAGAGGGTACGAAATGCTGGAGATATCTGGACACAGCAAAACAGCTTTTGGGAAATCGCCTACGATGTTCTGCGCAGAGTCTTAGCGATTATCAGGTTTTGGTCGATCAGCGAGTTTTTGCCGTATAAACTGCGCGCAAAGCGTCGGCCAATAGATGTCACGACGCCACTGATCGAGAGAGTGAGTAATGGGCGCACAGTGGAAGGTTAAACACAAAGAGGCGGCAGCCAACGCCAAGGGCAAGCTGTTCGGCAAGCTGGTCAAGGAAATCACCATCGCTGCGCGCAATGGTGCGGACATCTCCACCAACGCACACCTGCGTCTGGTGGTCGAGCAGGCGAAAAAGGCCTCGATGCCTCGCGATACCCTGGAGCGCGCCATCAAGAAAGGTTCCGGCCAATTGGGCGAAACCGTGCAGTACCACCGTGTGACCTATGAAGGTTTTGCTCCCCACCAGGTACCGCTGATTGTCGAGTGCGTCACCGACAACATCAACCGCACCGTGGCGGAAATCCGCGTGGCCTTCCGCAAGGGCCAACTCGGCGCTTCCGGTTCGGTGTCCTGGGACTTCAACCACGTCGGCCTGATCGAAGCTTCGCCGGACAGCCCGGATGCCGATCCGGAAATGGCGGCCATCGAGGCCGGCGCACAGGATTTCGAACCGGCCGAAGAGGGCGCGACCCTGTTCATCACCGAGACCACCGACCTGGATGCCGTGCAGAAAGCCTTGCCGGAGCAGGGTTTCACCGTACTGTCGGCCAAGCTCGGCTACCAGTCGAAGAACCCGGTCAGTGGCCTGAGCGACGAGCAGATGGCGGAAGTCGAAGCCTTCCTCGAAGGCCTGGACAACCATGACGACGTGCAGGATATGTTCGTCGGCCTGGCGGGCTGATTCCTGTAGCGACCTGTTCGCGGACTCATCCGCGAACAGGGCTCCACAATACTCAAAGCTGCGCGCAAATCTCTTCGAAACCCGGCCGCGCCAAGACATCCGGCTGAATGCAGCGCTCTTGCAGACTCCGCAGTGATTCCAACACTCCAGGCTCGAAATCCCCGTCGATCCGCTCCAGCAACTCCCCCAGCAGAATCCCGAATGCCCGCACCTCGATCCGTTGCAATGCACGGGTTTCCAGGCTATCCGTCGGCGAATGGAACGACGCCGCGCCAAAATCCCCCAACAGGCAATCGCCCTCGGTGTTGTAGAGGATGTTGTGTCCATACAGGTCGCCATGGCACAGCCCCAGGCGGTGCAGGTGCGCGCCCACCGAGGCAATGCCGCGCGCCATGCGCAGGGCCTGTGCAGGGCTGAAGCGGGTCTCGTCGCGATACACGTCGCGGCTGCACGAGTCGAGGCTGGGCAGGGCGGCGAGGTTGGCGAACCGTGGGTCGATCAGTTCCATCACCAACCCGGCCTGATCATCGGGATGGCCGCTGATACGACCCTCGACCCGGATCAGGTTCGGGTGCAGGCCGGCGGCGATACAGGCGTTCATCTCGTTCAGCGGCGAGCCGTCGCTGGTCATGCTGCCCTTGTACAGCTTGACCGCCACCGCCTTGGCCGCCGCCGAAGGACGGTTCCACACGGCCTGGCTGATCACCCCGGAGGCGCCTTCGCCCAGCCGCTGTTCGAGTTGCAATTGCGCCCAGTCGATGTTCGGCGTGGTATCGCCGGCCAGCACCTCGCCGGTGTGATCGAGTCGCGGATTGCCGGCATAGGCGATCCAGGCCAGGCTGGGCAGGGTCAGCAGCCATTGCGGCAGCTCGTCCAACTGGTTGGCGGCGATGCGGATCAGTTCCAGGTTGTGGCAGTCGGCGAGGGTGGCCGGCA from Pseudomonas asplenii harbors:
- the phnX gene encoding phosphonoacetaldehyde hydrolase, encoding MNYTPPTRLQAAILDWAGTVVDFGSFAPTQIFVEAFAEFAVHVSIEEARGPMGMGKWDHIRSLCNQPPIAERYRQVFGRTPSDADVTAIYQRFMPLQIEKIAEHSALIPGALDTIAELRRLGLKIGSCSGYPAQVMTKVVELAASNGYIADHVVATDEVPNGRPWPAQALANVIALGIDDVAACVKVDDTVPGILEGRRAGMWTVALVCSGNALGLDYATYQALDSARLTSERQRIHALFEGSRPHYLIDTLNELPQVIAAINQRLANGEMPQGC
- a CDS encoding 2-aminoethylphosphonate--pyruvate transaminase; amino-acid sequence: MSTAAPILLTPGPLTTSARTRQALLQDWGSWDERFNRLTASVCERLLTIVNGAESHHCVPLQGSGTFAVEAAIGTLVPRDGKVLVLINGAYGKRLAAICAVLGRTFCTLETAEDQPCDAAEVEQRLLADPAISHVALIHCETGTGLLNPLEPIAEVVARHGKRLIIDAMSSFGALPIDARRVPFEALIAASGKCLEGVPGMGFVLAHKASLAAAAGNSHSLAMDLHDQQAYLARTGQWRFTPPTHVVAALHEALLQYQEQGGQPARHRRYTDNCQVLLDELARLGLRSFLPAAIQAPIIVTVHAPQDPRYDFKTLYERVKAKGFILYPGKLTEVDTFRVGCIGDVSRHDLQAAARAIGEALNEMDVTPLQIPGVATPTMNTHLRA
- a CDS encoding LysR substrate-binding domain-containing protein — encoded protein: MNLFQLRAFDAVAREGSFTRAAARLFISQPAVTGHIKALEEHYQVTLLRRTARRVELTEQGTRLAAITRAMFGLAEEARVMLEANRQLLTGRLEVAADGPHRVMPMLARLRERYPGVTVNLRLGNAQETLAALLAEHADVAVLTEVEPRKGLHLHALSESRICVLVPAGHPWQDEPEGIALQRLDQRIMVLREPSSVTRRTFDQACGLAGVNPRVLLELDSREAVTEAVAADLGLGIVSSEEVSPDPRVRAVPLIGNGLHNRHMVGCLERRAELRLIQAFLGLLA
- a CDS encoding type VI secretion system Vgr family protein; amino-acid sequence: MTQDKARQLSLTLASLSAPLHVIRFSGREALNQSYRFEVELLGEDPGLDLQSLLEQPAFLGFGPATEGVHGLIHEISSSYLTPNLCHYQVVLGPRLTLLERSARRRAFYDLSVPEILERLLASHGLGPADYRFELDQGTYPPRPHCQQHEQNDLQWLNRLCEEEGIHYHFEHSPRQHVLVFAEDPQAFPEHPGLLRYCDTPRSGQPAIDQLHERHAMPSHVDHPPPTRTGCPPWPVQARNASAENDGAANQAGLYGLHSTSIDHRQRHELQCSRRALERLRCESRQIQGRSNLGELHCADVRFLSDHPRQALNDQWLITEVQHWGEQRAQGERLDELPHDRQQDASLGSRGYYNHFKAIPWATPFRPALRQARPRQTGYQLGTVLGPPGQSARPDAQGRLPIQLQGALHSADTAPGCWIPLGVAEGKAPQVGSQVLIECVDHDPEQLVICGFLDNRNVDVPPTLQAQVEQPAALQPASECAMPDAEEIPGELYLYEQPQKSTHCLGNSVWYIVRMPRPGLKELARLGRDDILLEGRSNARGMAVLSPYQRHRLALELADTPEQLWLLYPGQCLAVHEYIRQRWSPAQRRAFLQASLNNSADGCPGELNSVYEWLIKPSAPR
- a CDS encoding YebC/PmpR family DNA-binding transcriptional regulator; translated protein: MGAQWKVKHKEAAANAKGKLFGKLVKEITIAARNGADISTNAHLRLVVEQAKKASMPRDTLERAIKKGSGQLGETVQYHRVTYEGFAPHQVPLIVECVTDNINRTVAEIRVAFRKGQLGASGSVSWDFNHVGLIEASPDSPDADPEMAAIEAGAQDFEPAEEGATLFITETTDLDAVQKALPEQGFTVLSAKLGYQSKNPVSGLSDEQMAEVEAFLEGLDNHDDVQDMFVGLAG
- a CDS encoding leucine-rich repeat-containing protein kinase family protein encodes the protein MHTLEQLRSGQLAGIMRLDLACGLTEVPQEIFQLADSLEILNLSGNRLSRLPDDLHRLPHLRILFCSDNLFTELPGCLGQCAQLSMVAFKANQIEHVPAAALPPLLRWLILTDNRIAELPDELGRRPLLQKLMLAGNRLQQLPATLADCHNLELIRIAANQLDELPQWLLTLPSLAWIAYAGNPRLDHTGEVLAGDTTPNIDWAQLQLEQRLGEGASGVISQAVWNRPSAAAKAVAVKLYKGSMTSDGSPLNEMNACIAAGLHPNLIRVEGRISGHPDDQAGLVMELIDPRFANLAALPSLDSCSRDVYRDETRFSPAQALRMARGIASVGAHLHRLGLCHGDLYGHNILYNTEGDCLLGDFGAASFHSPTDSLETRALQRIEVRAFGILLGELLERIDGDFEPGVLESLRSLQERCIQPDVLARPGFEEICAQL